GTCCTGTTGCAGTTCTCGCATTCGAATTTGGTGTACTCGCGCACCATGAGGATCAGAGCATGTCGGTGCAGATAAAGTATGTTAGATTTTGTGTTCCTCTCGCTCACACCAACATATAGCCAGGAACACAAAATCTAACAATGCTTTTCAATCCCCAAAACAAATCAAACCTATGCAAGGACCAGGTATGCAGGACGGAGACGAACAGCGCATGACCGCTAGTCTTCTGAAGTATCTTACAAAAAACAGGATGCATGACGAGTACTGTCTGAAGGACCCGGGCGACATCGAACTATTCGAAGAGATCGAACGCATCGTCAGGGAACTACCCTCCTCGGAGAAGAACCTTGACGTACGTACCTTATGGATCAGCATACCCCGCGGCCCCATCGAGGACTTCGGCGATTACGAGGACTACAAGGAAGATTACAACTACGAGGAATTCGTAAATCTTTGGAAGTACGAACATCCTGATGAAAAGGATTGGTATGTATTCCAGTATGAAAAAATACCCTGGGGCCCCAGATATGTCGCCTTGGGTAATTTGGGCTTGTTCTGCGAAGAAGAAGACAAATCGTTTAGGGATTATTCAAGGGGCCACACCGGTCTTCTGAAATGGCTGGTGGGTATACTGAGAGAGACCGTGGATTCCGTGAAGGACGGCACATATCACGACTTGGTCGTCAGCCAACTGCCCATAGGTTACCGCAAGGGAGTGGTCAAAAGATCGGATATCTGGAAAAGCGGATATTGGTCCAGAGATGACGATCTTGACGGCATCACCGACGAGGAGATTGAGAGATTCATCGAACTGGTGGACGGGGGGATTGAACAGGAACCTAAGGAAAAACTGGAATCTATGACCTTGAATGATTATCTGACACTGTGTTCGGTATGTTTCAGAATATTCGGGAGGGACATTGCGGATAAATCCCCCGCAGAACAGTTCAAAAGGTTCGCCGATGGACGTGACGAGGGCCTGCTGGAGCTAGATCCGGATGATCCGGATGCGTTCAGACTGTTCTGCAAGAGTTCCCACAGCGGCCATGTTTGGGAGATTTTTCCGGGCCATAGCTATTCCCGCATACACCTGTATCCCCACACTGACGAGAACGGATGGTATCTTTACCTGAACGGACCGTTCCATCGCAATCACTTTGTGCACATCGCCCTGGAATTGACCTCCATGGGAATCCCGATGAAGATATACGAAGCGAGCAAGGTCGTAAACGCCCTGAAGGGAGAGGATTACATCGGGATTATGCCGAGGGGGAGTTTTCCGCAGTATTGCAGCCATCTCTTCACTGAACACGAAGTTATGGACTGCCTCTCGTTCAGGGAGGAAATGCTGGAGAAATTCGGAGATATGATCGAATGGTACGCGGTGAACACATTCTACCCTGTAATATCAGACTCTTCTAAAAAGGACTGAAATAACGCAAACAGAGGTGAATCGATGGATAGTGAACTTAAGAAATTATGTAAAATGGACAGTACCTCAGACATAATTGGTGATATGGAACAAATTATCAATCGTTCCCGTAACATAGCATATCTGTACGTAAACAGAGCCCTGGTTCTACGCAACTGGTTGATTGGAAGAAGAATTGATCAGGAGATTCTAAAGGATCAAAGTTTCGAAGATAATTATGGTAAGAAACTGATTGGCCTCTTTCTGAAAAACAGTGGGTAATCGGTTGGACAAAAGTACAAACGTCTGATTCCACATTCCGTTTCCATGAATCCTCTCAACAGTTTCATGGAGAAGGCAATCGGAATCGTCCCGCCTTGGTTCGTGAAGTCTGTGGAATATGACGGGGTGGAGACCGTCAATGTCGAATTGGGATTCGACAGGAAGCACAGGCCGGCTGCTCCGGCCTGTCCCCGCTGCGGCGGGGAATGCAGCTATTACGATATGGTGGAGAAGACCTGGAGACACACGGATGTCTGCGACTGGATGTGTATCGTTCACGGTGTAATCCCCAGAGTGAAATGCGGATCATGCGGCAGCGTGACCAGAATCAACGCCCCCTGGGCATCGGATTCCATCAGCAAGTTCACGCAGAAATTCGAGGAGAAGGTCATCGGTCTGACGAAGAAGATGCCCGTCTCCGACGTATGCAAAGAGATGCGGCTTGACGACAGCACGGTCTGGACCATCATCGAAAGACACGTGGACCGCTGCATGGATCATCAGGATCTGGCTTATGTGGACACTTATTACGTGGACGAGAAATGCATCAGGAAAGGCCGCCGTTATCTCAGTACCTTCCTGGACCAGAACCACAGGGTAATCTATGTGGGAGAGGACAACACCTCCGAGACGGTGAGAGGATTCAGGGAACATCTGGAATCCCGCAACGGATGTGCCGGTAACATCCGGCACATCAGCATGGACATGGGCGCCGGTTTCAAGAAAGGTGCCGAAGAGTACTTTCCCGACGCCGAACCGACGTTCGACAGATTCCATGTCACCGAACACATGACCGAAGCAGTCAACGATACCAAGAAACGCGAATACTGCGACCTGGTGAACTACACTCCCGACGAACGGGGGATGATGAAAGGGCAGAAGTACCTGTTCCTGAAGAACTACGACAACCTGGATGACGGGAAGAAAGGGAAACTGCACGATCTGCTGTCGATATTCCACGATCTGGGAATAGTGTACAGGTTCAAAGAGACCTTACGGAAACTCTGGGACATGTCCTGCAAGTTTGATGCGTGGAAATTCCTGATGGATTGGATCGAGTCTGCCAGGAGAACAGGGATTCCGGAATTGATCAAGGTGACGAACCTGCTGGAGAATCATTCGAAAGGTATTCTCAATTGGTATGATTCGCATATCAGCAACGGTGTGATGGAAGGGTTCAACAGCGTTCTTCATGCATTCAAAGGCCGTGCAAGGGGATACCGCAGTTTCGAGAGATACCGGACGATGATCTACCTCCGCTGTTCCGGATTGTGCTGACTCTTGTAGGTAGACAGGTAGGGGGCAGTCCCTATGTTCAACGGACGTATGACGAGGGGGAGCCCGTCCTCCCCCGAGGAATACGTACGCTTCTCGGTGTTTTCCTGATTGTGACAGATTTTGTTAACGTGCAATCGCGGGTGCGATTGCACTTATTTCGTTCTGGCCCACTGAAAATCAGAAAGAACCACTGATTGTGGACCTATCTAGAAAACTTACCTCCGAATACGGTAAGGGATTCAGCCCTAGCACCCTCTATAAGTATGTCAGATTCTACAAACTGTTTCCGAAGATATTGTCCACAGTGTGGACACAATCTTTTTCCTGCCTGTCATGGAGTCATTACCGCTTATTGATAGGAGTTGTAAATGATGATGCCAGAGTGTGGTATGAAAGGGAAGCTGCTGAGGAATCATAGGCCGTGAGAACTCTACAACGCAATAAAGAGTCCCAGTACTACTTTAGAATGATAAAGGCCCCTAATCCAGAAGATCCGTGAGAACGATACGGTACAAGGCGTTCCCACTGAATCGGGGATAATCGATTTTTTCCAAAGTTTTTTGAATTATTTCGACTAATTATGATTAACAAAACAACAGGTGACTGCAATCACCTGTGGTTGGAGAACATCCTCACCAGATTGTTGCCCAGGGACCTTATTTAGTATTTAAATTGCAACATATATGGGGGGGGGAATTATACACATTCATTGCAACAAATCAGGTGGTGGGGAGAAGCCCACCCACTCAAAGTGTTAAAGAACCTTTTTCAAGGATTAATCCGCTTCATAAAACATGAACAGCAAGGATGAAATCGTCAGGATGTTCGACGGCGACAGAGGGGATGCCCACCCTCCCGCAATCTTCACCCAGTCTGGGACTGTCGGACAGATGGACTCCTGCGGATCTCACTGGCCGGAAGCCAACTTCGATGCAGAGAAGATGGCGGAGCTCGCACTTCAGACCAATAAGATATTCGGTTTCGCCACCGTCAGAGTGCCGTTCTGCATTACCGTGGATGCGGATGCATTCGGATGCGGGATTTATCCCGGAAGCAACGACTCACAGCCCTCGGTGGAATCATTCAGATACTGTCCCGAAGGGGAGATCCTCGATGTCCCGGAGGACCTCATTTCTCCGGACGAATTCATCACAAGCAAAAGACCCAGCATCGTAAAGGAAGCTGCGGATATCCTCTCCAAAAACGAGGACCTCTTCCTGATTGCGGCAGTCAACGGACCCATGGCCTGCGTCAACAACCTGCTCGGCATGGAGAACACCATGATGGCACTCATGATGGAACCGGACAGAATGTATTCATGGCTGAAGGCGGTGACCCCGCATCTCTCCGAGTTCGCCCGTGTCCTATCCGAAACCGCGGATTGCATAATGATTACGGAGGAGGCATCTTCGGAGTTCACCCCTCCGGAATACTTCGACGACGTTTTCCAGGCTTATATCCCGGATGTCATCGCAGGCGCCCACAAAGGAGCGTTCTGCACCACCCACACCTGCGGAGAGACCCTCGACATCGCAGACAGACTCTGTGCCCTCGGACAGGACGGGATCTCCCTCCAGACCGACAGCGACCCTGATGCATACATGCAGGCAATGGGCAAGGAGATCGTAAAACTGGGCGGAGTCCGTCCAGTGGATACGCTTATGATGAAAAAGCCGGAGGATGTTCTCGCAGAAGCAAAGCATGCCGCCGAAATAGGATTCGACATCGTCACCCCCGAATGCGGTGTGCCTCCTCAGACTCCGAACGAGAACCTGATGGCACTGGCACATTACCGCGAACACTGAGTCGTGTAAACATGGGAGAGAACACGATCGTCACCGGCCGCTTCATACTGGCGGCGGCCTCGTGCTTCTTCATGACGGTCGTGTTCTTCGCCCATTTCAGTTCCATCCCGTCGTATTCGATAACCGTCCTCGGCACCGATGCCACGGTGGCCGGTTTCGTGGCAGGCATCTTCATCGTAGGGGATATCGCGGGCCGTCTCCTTCTGGGCAGACATGTATGGAGATTCGGTCCCAACAGGCTCTGCTTCCTGTCCATGGCCGCAGGCACTGCGATTTCGATCCTTTACCTCCTGACCGAGAATGTTCCTGCACTCTGCATCATAGGATTGGTTCACGGATTCACGTACGGCGTGGCTGAACTCGCTGTATTCGCAAGAGTCACGGCCGACCTCTCTCCCAGTGTCCGCGGCAGAGGTCTCGGGTATTTCACCCTGAGCTACAGCCTCGCCAGTGCAGTGGGTCCGCTGCTCAGCATCCACCTGGTAAATGTCGGTCTCTTTCGTGAGATATTCCTGCTGGGGCTGGTTGCTTCTGCCGCCTCCGCAGCGTGTGCGCTATTCCTCGGAAAAGATACGGAGAGAGGACAGATCCGTAAGACCCAGACAGCGGATTACCGGCCTATATTACGTAAGACTCTGCCCATATCGATGGTCCTGCTGATATTCCTGATATCCTACTCCGGGGTGCTCACATTCATCGCCCCCTACGGAATCGAACTGGGGATGGAAACGTACACAGCCGTGTTCTTCGTGGTGCTGTCGGTGGCCACCGTCGTCAGCAGACTGGGCATCATGGGGAAATACGATACTGTGGGTCCGGACCCCATACTGATCCCGCTGATTGTTCTGTATATCCTCGGCATGCTACTCCTGGGTGCGGCCCCCTTCGGAGAGGCCATCCTGGTGTCCGCCTTCGTGATAGGCCTGGCGCTGGCGGCCCTCGGTTCCGCCGGCAATGTCATGGCGGTGGAGGGGCTGGACATAAGGGCCCAGGGCATGGCGCTGGCCGTGGTGCAGGTCTTCATCGACCTGTCCTACATCGTCGGACCAGTGGCATACGGATATGCGGTGTCATCCGTGGGGTACTCCGAATGTTATACTGTCATGGCCGCGGTAGGTCTTGTGGCCCTTCTCGTATATCTCCTGACCTGCTCCCCATCCGTCCGCGGACGCATGGCGGGCAAAAGATGAATAAACGTTAATTTGAATAGTACGAAACGCCATCCGCTTATGACGATGAAGCATCTGTTCAACATCAGCGTATTCCATCTCCCCGACGAGCTGAAAGCTGCCAGGGAGTTCGTAAAGGACCCGGCCAACCGCACCGACGGTCTGGAGATCCTCACGGGCTACGATCCGATTCCGAAGCCCATGGCAGAGTGCATGATCGGTGTCCATCTGCCCTACGCCACCGACTGGTACGGCCCGTTCACAGGGAAGAGACAGGTGCCCGAATCGAAACAGCAGGAATTCGCCAGATGGAACTCCTACGGGAAGGACCGGAAGGAGATCGTGGAAAACATCCGCATCATGATGAAATGCGCAGGAGACCTGAATCCCGCGTATGGGGTGTTCCATGCCGCCTCCGGCAACTACGATGAGATCACGGGTGTAGAATTCACCGATGATCCTGACTCCGTGGTGAGGACGATGTGCGAGATGCTCAACGAGGCATGCTCCGTTTTCCCCGGAGGCAAGCCCCCTCTCAGACTGGTATTCGAGAACACCTGGTGTCCCGGACTCATGATGCAGGACAACAGGGGATTGGATATACTCGAGAACAAGCTCGAATTCGACAACTGGGGCATCTGCCTCGACACCGGCCACCTGCTGGTCTCCATGGGAAGCGTCCATTCGGAGCCCGAGGCCCTGGATAGACTGAACGCCTGCATCGATAGATATTCTTCAGATATGAAGGACAGGATCACCAACGTCCATCTCCATGTGAACACCACCGCGGAGTACATGCGCAGTTTTAGGAAGCCCGACACCACGGGTATGAGCGCGGAGGAACGCATCCTCTTCGCCCACCACCACATCGGGACCATGGACGCGCATCAGCCATTCACCGACCCTGGTGTGAAGGATCTGGTGGACAGACTCGCCCCCGATTACCTGATCCACGAGATGGGTTCAATAACCTCCGAAGGACAGATGAGGCAGCACAGGATTCAAAGGAGCCTCTTCCCATGAAGGTCCCGGACCATATCGAGGTTCGCGGTGCAAGGATCCACAACCTCAAGGATATCGATGTCGACATACCTCTCAACAAGGTCGTGGGAATCGCCGGAGTTTCCGGTTCGGGGAAATCCTCCCTCGCCCTCGGCACTCTCTATTCGGAAGGTTCCAGACGTTATCTGGAAGCCCTCTCCACCTACACCCGCAGACGCATGACCCAGGCATCGCGTTCCGAGGTCGACGACGTCCGCTATGTGCCTGCCGCTTTGGCACTTCATCAGCGTCCCGGGGTGCCCGGGATCAGGAGCACGTTCGGTACTTCCACGGAGCTGCTCAACAGCATCAGGCTCATGTTCTCCAGGCTCGCCAACCACCGCTGCCCCAACGGCCACTACCTGGAACCGAGCATCAACTTCGCGGGCATGCTTGAGATCAGATGCCCCGTATGCGGTGCCGAGGTCTCACCCCCTAGCGCAGAGGAACTTGCTTTCAACAGCACCGGCGCATGCAGGGAATGCAACGGTACCGGCGTGGTTCAGGAAGTGGACGAGACCACCCTGGTCCCCGACGAGAACAAGACCATCGACGAAGGTGCCGTTGCCCCGTGGCAGACCCTCATGTGGTCCCTGATGAAGGATATCGCAAGGGATATGGGAGTGCGTACCGACGTCCCGTTCAAGGACCTCACCGAGAAGGAGAGGTGGATAGTCTTCCACGCTCCGGCCGAGAAGAAGCACCTGCTCTATTACAACGAGAAATCCGGTAACGCGGGGGAGATGGACTTCACCTACTACAACGCAATTTATACCGTTGAGAACGCCCTCGCCAAAGTCAAGGACGAGAAGGGGATGAAGAGGGTGGAGAGGTTCCTCAAGAGCAGTACCTGCCCCTGCTGCCACGGATCCAGATTGTGCGAGCGGGCCAGGGAACCACTTCTCAGGGGAATCTCCCTCGACAAGGTATGCGAGATGACCCTCTCGGATCTCGTGGAATGGGTCAAAGGCGTTCCCGATTCCCTCCCCTCCGAGATGAAACAGATGGCAGAGAACATCTGCGAGTCGTTCCATGACACAGCAGCACGTTTGATGGATCTGGGTCTGGGATACCTGACCCTCGACCGCCCCACATCCACCCTGTCCACCGGAGAAAGACAGCGCACTCAGATGGCAAGGTCCGTACGCAACAGGACCACCGGCGTACTGTACGTCCTCGACGAACCGTCCATCGGTCTCCACCCCTCCAACATCGAAGGGCTCATCGGAGTCATGGATGCCCTGATCGCCGATGGAAACTCGATCGTATTGGTCGACCACGATACACAGATCCTGCGCCGTTCCGACTGGATGGTCGAGCTCGGACCCAAAGCCGGGGCCGAAGGAGGCAACATCATAGCCGAAGGCACCGTGGAGGACCTGGAGAAGAATCCGAAATCAATCATAGGTCCCTTCCTCGAGGACGGTAATCCCGGACTGCGTCCCCGCACCCCGGCCGAGAAGATGTTCGAACTAGGTACCATCGAGATGAAGACAGACCGCATCCATACCGTCAAACCGCTGGACGTGAAGATCCCCAAAGGGAGGTTCACGGTCGTGACCGGTATGTCGGGAAGCGGGAAGACCACCATGGCCCTGGACAGCCTGATACCTGCCCTGGAGGCGAAAATCGAGGGTAAACCGCTGCCGCAGCACGTGAAGTCCATCTCTGCGGAAGGCATCGAACATGTGAAGCTCATCGATGCCACCCCGATAGGGATCAACATCCGTTCCACCGTGGCCACCTACGCCAACATCCATGATGAACTCCGTAAAGTTTTCGCAAAGACCCAGAAGGCAAAAGAAGCAGGCGTCAAAGCGGGAGATCTTTCATACAACACGGGATCGCTCCGCTGCCCTACCTGCGACGGAACTGGCGCCATCAGCCTCGATGTTCAGTTCCTTCCGGATGTGGACATCCCCTGCCCCGACTGCGGAGGCTCCCGTTACTGCCAAAAGGCATTCACCCTGACCAGGACCCGGAAGGACGGCTCAGTGCAATCCCTGCCGCAGCTCATGGAACTCAGCGTCAACGAGGCACTGGCACTATGCGACGATCTGTCTGTCGTGAAGTCACGTCTGAAGGTCCTGCAGGAAGTCGGACTCGGTTATCTAACCTTGGGAGAGGCCACTCCCGGCCTGTCCGGAGGGGAGGCACAGAGGCTCAAACTCGCCAGCGAGATGGGCCGCGGACAGGACGACACCGTATTCGTATTCGATGAACCGACCATAGGTCTCCACCCGCTCGACGTGCAGGTCCTCATGGGCATATTCCAGCATCTCATCGAGAAAGGTGCCACGGTCGTTGTCATTGAGCACGACCTGGACGTCATCCGCTCCGCCGATTATGTCATAGACCTCGGCCCGAAAGGGGGGGAGCAGGGCGGCAGGATTGTGGTCGCAGGCACTCCTGAAGAGGTCAAAGCCTGTCCCGAGAGCATGACCGGCAGGTATCTCTGACTGGTATCCTCCCGGATACCGTCCGTTTATAGACGTTGATGAGAATCAAGGTATCGTCATGATAAGGAACATCGTGAAGATCGACAGCGAGAAGTGCACCGGATGCGGTGCCTGTGCGGAAGCCTGCGCCGAAGGAGCGATTCGTATGATTGACGGCAAGGCAGTACTGGTAAGCGATGCCTACTGCGACGGGCTCGGCGCATGTCTGCCTGCCTGTCCGGCGGATGCCATCTCCATCGAGAAGCGCGAAGCTGTTCCTTTCGAAGAGCCTCCCTCGGCGAAGAAACCCGAAACCATCCCTATGGCATCCTCCATCCCGATGGCAGGGTGCTCCGGTTCCGGCCCCCGCAGGATCCAGCACACTCCTTCCGCTCAGACCGGGGATGTCTCCGGACAGCTGTCCCAGTGGCCCGTACAGCTGCGTCTGGTGCCGGCTTCCGCACCCTATCTGGAGAATTGCGACCTCCTCCTCGCTTCGGATTGCTCCGCATTCGCCTGCGGCAACTTCCACGAACGCTTCATCAAGGGCAGGATCGTACTCATCGGATGTCCCAAACTGGACCCCGCCGAGTCCTGGAAGAAGCTCTCGGACATAGTGGCACAGCACAGCATCAGGAGCATCACCGTCACCAGGATGGAGGTTCCCTGCTGCTCAGGACTGGCCAATGCCGCCGTATCCGCCGTGGAGAAGAGCGGTAAGATCATTCCTGTCAAGGTGTTCACCGTCTATCCGGACGGAAATGTCAGGGAAAACTGAGATCTCTGCTAGATTCAGGGAAAAGCCTTTTTAACCCTGCAAGGAAATTCTAACCGCAGATGCTCCCTGCAGCGGACAATTCAAGGATAATTAACGCTGTAATTCAAGAAGCGCGGGAAAAGGGCATCCAGAGACTCACCATATCTGGTGTCGCCAAGCGGTGTAATTGCAGCAGGCAAACCCTATATTACCACCATCTCGGTGGGATGGATCGCATCATCGATTACATGATATGCGAGGACCAAGACAGTATTATCGATGTCTCGGACAGTGTTCCGTATTGGAAACGCGAGACATACCGTCTGTTCCGTTCACTGAACGAAAGAGACGATTTCTTCAAAGGCATCTACGGGACCAAGTACCGCCAGACCCTTCTGGATTCTGTGAAGAGCCATGTCCGCAAGGACATAGTTCCGGACTTCCTCTCGAACCATCGCAGAGGGGACAACCCTAAGGAATGGGATACTTTGGCAGACCTCCTCACCCACCTCTTCACGGGGATGTTCGAGGAGTGCGTCGACTCCAAGGAGACGACCGACCCCGACAAGATGATGGGTAGGATCGAGAGATTGTGCGGTGCGTCGATGCACAGGATGATTGACGATTATCTCGCATTCTCCGGTGCAAATTAAGAACAAAGACCCCGGGATCCAATATCCCGGGGGAATGGATTTTCACCTCAGGCAGAGGGCCCTGAAGGCATCCTCTGACTGATCGAGAAGAGCGTCCTTGTCCATGGTCAGGATGTTCCTGTCCTCGACGACGAGGTCACCCTGGCACATCACGGTCTTGACGTTCGCATTGCACATGGAGTAGGCCATGTTGGCGATGATGTTCTCGGGCAGGAGGGGCCTCATGTTGGGTGCCTTTCCGTCGATGACCACGAGATCGGCGAACTTGCCCACTTCGATAGAACCGAGGGAATCCTGCATGCCGATGGCCTTGGCACCGTTGATGGTGACGATGTCGAGCAGCTCCTGGGCGGGGGTGACGGTGGGGTCCCACCTGCTGGACTTCTGAAGGAGTCCGAGGGCCCTCATCTCGGCGATCATGTCGAGGGTGTTGTTGGTGGTGCTTCCGTCGGTTCCGAGGGATACGTTGACGCCGTACTTGTTGAACTCAGGGACGGGTGCGACACCTCCGGTGGCAAGTTTCATGTTGGACACGGGGCAGGAGGAGACGGACATTCCGGTTTCTCCCATGAGCTTGACCTCCCTCATGGTGAGCCATGCGGAGTGGGCGGTGATCATGCGGGGTCCGAGGACTCCGATGTCGTACAGCCACTCGGCGGGCCTCTTGCCGGTGAGCTTCTTGTGCTCGTTGACCTCTCCGCGGGTCTCGGACAGGTGCATGGTGATAGGACATCCGACCTCATCGGAGAAGGCCTTGGTCTCCACGCAGGTCTCTTCGTTGCAGACATATACTCCCTGGAGAGAAGCTCCGGGAATAATCTTCCTCTCGTTCTTGAACTTCTGATAGAAGTTCTTGCAGTTCTGGAGAGGGTTGCCCTTCTGAGTGGTCTTGTCCTCGTCGAGGCAGCACCAGCAGCAGACTCCTCTGAGTCCCGCTTCCTGGGTGGCTTTGGCGATGACATCCTCGGAATAGTAGAAGTCCACAAAGGTGGTGGTTCCGGAGAGCATCATCTCCATGCATCCGATCTTGGTGCCGAGGGCAAGGTCTGCATCGGTACGGTCGGCATCGATCTTGAAGGTCTTGTCGAGGAAGTCAGGGAAGAGAAGATCGTCGACGACGCCCTTCATCACGGTCATGGCGATGTGGGTGTGGGTGTTGACCATTCCGGGCATGACGATGTCGCCGGAGCAGTCGATCTCCCTGTCGGCTGTACCGTTGAATTTAGGTCCGACGGAGACTATCCTCTCACCGTCGACGACGACGTCCCCTCTGAGGACATCGCGGTTGGCGTTCTGGGTGACGATCCATGCGTCACGGAAGACTGTAATCATGAAACGGTGAACGGAACTTCCTGTTTAATAGTTACTTAGTCGCGCGCCCGCCCACGGACAAAACAAAATACTGCAAATCCCTTCGGATGCTGATAAGATGGTCTACCGTATCACATTCCTGGGAACCGGCGGAGGGAGGCACACTACGATGTACCAAACCCGCTGCACCGGAGGTATGCTCTTCGAGCACGGTGAGCCATCGCACTATCTTCACATAGACCCCGGACCGGGTGCACTCACACAGATGAGACGCATTCATTACGATCTCGGGAAGACGGAATCCGTCATCATCTCCCATGCCCATCCCGACCACTATTCAGATGCCCCCTCTGTGATCGAGGGAATGACACGCGGAGGATGGGTCAAAAGGGGTTCGACCTACGGAAGTCCCTCAGTGATCGAGGGGATGGAAGGTCTCGGACCGTGCCTGTCCCCGTACCATCTGGGTCTTACGGAAAAGACCGTATCGTTCAGACCCGGGGATGTCCTTGACGTGGACGGTATGAAGACCGAGATCTGCCGGGCCAAACACAGCGACCCCTGCAACGTCGGTTTCAGATTCGACACCCCCTACGGTGTCGTATCCTACGTCAGCGACACCGATTACGAGGAGGAAATAGGAGAACAGTACAAGGGCAGCAGGGTGCTCATCCTGCCGGTCACCACCCCGCATAACAACCGCATCAAATACCACCTGTGCACCGATACCGCCATCGAGATGGTGGATCAGGTGAAACCGGAACTATGCATATTCATCCACCTGGGTATCGTCATGATCAAACACGACCCTGCCGGACAGGCGGCCATGTGCGAGGATGCCACCGGAGTCAGGACGGTGGCCGGAGAGGACCTCATGACCCTGGACATAGACCGTGAGCTCTCTTTGGGAAAGGCACAGACCTATCCCGACGACGAGTGGATACCCGGATGGGCACCGGACATGCCGGAGGGAAAGAGATGAGCCTGGAAGACGAGATACTGGTGAGGATACGCCCCACCGCGGAGGAGACCGCACGCATTGATGCTGTGGCCAAACACCTGGTGGACTTCGTCCGCAGCTACATGGACGAGCATGGTATCGATGCGGAGCTCAAACTGGTCGGCTCCTACTCCAAAG
The sequence above is a segment of the methanogenic archaeon ISO4-H5 genome. Coding sequences within it:
- a CDS encoding 5-methylthioadenosine/S-adenosylhomocysteine deaminase, which codes for MITVFRDAWIVTQNANRDVLRGDVVVDGERIVSVGPKFNGTADREIDCSGDIVMPGMVNTHTHIAMTVMKGVVDDLLFPDFLDKTFKIDADRTDADLALGTKIGCMEMMLSGTTTFVDFYYSEDVIAKATQEAGLRGVCCWCCLDEDKTTQKGNPLQNCKNFYQKFKNERKIIPGASLQGVYVCNEETCVETKAFSDEVGCPITMHLSETRGEVNEHKKLTGKRPAEWLYDIGVLGPRMITAHSAWLTMREVKLMGETGMSVSSCPVSNMKLATGGVAPVPEFNKYGVNVSLGTDGSTTNNTLDMIAEMRALGLLQKSSRWDPTVTPAQELLDIVTINGAKAIGMQDSLGSIEVGKFADLVVIDGKAPNMRPLLPENIIANMAYSMCNANVKTVMCQGDLVVEDRNILTMDKDALLDQSEDAFRALCLR
- a CDS encoding hydrolase beta-lactamase family; this encodes MVYRITFLGTGGGRHTTMYQTRCTGGMLFEHGEPSHYLHIDPGPGALTQMRRIHYDLGKTESVIISHAHPDHYSDAPSVIEGMTRGGWVKRGSTYGSPSVIEGMEGLGPCLSPYHLGLTEKTVSFRPGDVLDVDGMKTEICRAKHSDPCNVGFRFDTPYGVVSYVSDTDYEEEIGEQYKGSRVLILPVTTPHNNRIKYHLCTDTAIEMVDQVKPELCIFIHLGIVMIKHDPAGQAAMCEDATGVRTVAGEDLMTLDIDRELSLGKAQTYPDDEWIPGWAPDMPEGKR